One window of Laspinema palackyanum D2c genomic DNA carries:
- the lptB gene encoding LPS export ABC transporter ATP-binding protein — protein MKIWLENIHKSYGKRAVVNRVSLSVSQGEIVGLLGPNGAGKTTTFYIVTGLEKPTEGKIWLDNVDITPLSIQDRARLGIGYLAQEPSIFRNLTVQDNILLVLEQTKVPPWQWQQRLNTLLREFRLQVVAHTKGKNVSGGERRRTEMARALAVQGEGPTFLLLDEPFAGVDPIAVSEMQEIVAKLRDRQMGILITDHNVRETLAITDRAYIMRDGQILAFGTPEELSTNPLVRQYYLGENFTLS, from the coding sequence AATATTCACAAATCCTACGGCAAGCGCGCCGTCGTCAACCGGGTGAGCCTTTCGGTTTCCCAAGGGGAAATTGTCGGTTTGCTCGGTCCCAATGGTGCCGGAAAAACCACCACCTTTTATATAGTGACGGGACTAGAAAAACCCACCGAGGGGAAAATTTGGCTCGATAACGTAGATATTACCCCGTTATCCATCCAAGACCGCGCTCGCTTAGGAATCGGCTATCTGGCTCAAGAACCGAGCATTTTTCGGAATCTGACGGTCCAAGATAACATTTTGCTGGTTTTGGAACAAACTAAAGTCCCGCCTTGGCAGTGGCAACAGCGGCTGAATACGCTACTGCGAGAGTTTCGTCTACAAGTTGTCGCCCATACCAAGGGCAAAAACGTCTCGGGGGGAGAACGCCGCCGGACTGAAATGGCAAGGGCCTTAGCCGTACAGGGCGAGGGTCCTACATTTTTGCTGTTAGATGAACCCTTTGCTGGGGTTGACCCGATCGCCGTGTCGGAAATGCAGGAAATCGTTGCCAAACTCCGCGATCGCCAGATGGGGATTCTGATTACCGATCATAATGTCCGCGAAACCCTCGCCATCACTGATCGCGCCTACATCATGCGGGATGGACAAATTCTGGCATTTGGCACCCCCGAGGAACTCTCGACCAATCCCCTGGTCCGACAATATTATCTCGGGGAAAATTTTACGCTATCTTAA